One segment of Erigeron canadensis isolate Cc75 chromosome 2, C_canadensis_v1, whole genome shotgun sequence DNA contains the following:
- the LOC122588568 gene encoding F-box protein At5g50450: MRKKLRGRSAGGTIGSDVFDSLPDDLVISILCKLSSTASSPSELIVVLLTCKRLNKLGLDPLVLSKACSKTLSIRANKWCDGAHRFLKLCVKAGNIEAYYTLGMIRFYCLESRGNGASLIARAAIKSHALAFYSLALIQFNGSGALKNDDKDLRAGVALCARSAYLGHVDALRELGHCLQDGYGVQKNITEGRRLLVQANVRELASPLQIFNKTQPRPMVKNKTDFNNYDLFTDYGFHLTGQEIHPANNFMVEWFGSREDSTLGPQGLKMCSYKGCGRPETRKNEFRTCSGCGKVKYCSRGCQAHDWRVCHKVDCAPMEEWVGHAINDLADEEDIINDDNVAIDDQTNETRQEAVEEILV; this comes from the exons ATGAGGAAAAAACTAAGAGGAAGATCTGCAGGAGGAacaattggatctgatgtgttTGACTCGTTGCCGGATGATCTTGTTATATCTATTCTTTGCAAGCTCAGTTCTACGGCCTCTTCTCCATCAGAATTGATTGTTGTTCTTCTTAC ATGCAAACGCCTAAATAAATTAGGCTTAGATCCCTTAGTTTTATCAAAAGCATGTTCAAAAACGCTCTCTATCAGAGCTAATAAGTGGTGTGACGGGGCACACCGGTTTTTGAAACTCTGTGTAAAGGCCGGCAACATCGAGGCATATTATACACTTGGAATG ATCCGATTTTATTGCTTGGAAAGTCGAGGAAATGGGGCGTCATTGATAGCAAGAGCTGCGATTAAATCACACGCTCTTGCGTTTTACTCGCTAGCGTTGATTCAATTCAACGGTAGCGGAGCGTTGAAAAATGACGACAAGGACCTTCGTGCAGGGGTTGCTCTGTGTGCCAGATCAGCATACCTTGGCCACGTCGATGCTCTACGAGAGCTCGGCCACTGTCTCCAAGACGGTTACGGCGTACAAAAGAACATTACCGAGGGCCGTCGCCTTCTTGTCCAAGCCAATGTTCGTGAACTCGCCTCTCCTCTACAAATCTTCAACAAGACCCAACCACGGCCCATGGTTAAAAATAAGACCGATTTTAATAATTATGATTTATTTACCGACTATGGGTTCCATCTAACAGGACAAGAAATACACCCGGCTAATAACTTCATGGTAGAATGGTTCGGGTCTAGAGAAGATTCGACCCTGGGTCCCCAAGGTCTTAAGATGTGTTCATACAAGGGTTGTGGGCGACCCGAAACTCGAAAAAATGAGTTTCGAACATGTTCGGGTTGCGGGAAAGTCAAGTACTGTTCGCGCGGGTGTCAAGCACATGACTGGAGGGTGTGTCACAAGGTTGATTGTGCACCCATGGAGGAATGGGTTGGTCATGCCATTAATGACCTCGCCGATGAGGAAGATATTATAAACGATGATAATGTCGCTATTGACGATCAAACAAACGAGACTCGACAAGAAGCCGTTGAAGAGATCCTTGTCTAA